One Aliiroseovarius sediminilitoris DNA window includes the following coding sequences:
- the rseP gene encoding RIP metalloprotease RseP: MEFTGLLPDFGNLAFTILAFLAALTVIVAVHEYGHYIVGRWSGIKADVFSIGMGPVLTSKMDKHGTQWQIAAFPIGGYVKFRGDANVASGSADEDAMAAMSAEERRHTMHGAPLWARAATVAAGPIFNFILSIIVFAGLALATGVARDPLSVATPLDVPGMEDGLRSGDEILSIAGIETPPLADFATLVEKLPDTALIDYRVRRDGQVMDLTATHPFPALVGSVSPQSAAIDAGLKEGDFIATVDGTPVPTFNTLREIVVNGDGSPMTLGIVREGKPLEVTLTPRRQDIPSADGGFETRWLIGITSGMVFEPATRTPGVWESVASGAERVVYIIRASLSGLWHMITGAISSCNLSGPIGIAQVSGQAASMGATSFISFIAMLSTAIGLLNLFPIPVLDGGHLVFYAWEAVTGKAPSDKVLNVLLAIGLSLVLSLMVFGVTNDLFCP; the protein is encoded by the coding sequence ATGGAATTCACCGGGTTGCTTCCCGATTTTGGAAACCTCGCCTTTACGATATTGGCGTTCCTGGCTGCGCTGACGGTGATTGTCGCGGTGCATGAATATGGCCACTACATCGTCGGGCGGTGGTCCGGGATCAAGGCAGACGTGTTTTCGATCGGGATGGGCCCGGTTTTGACCTCGAAGATGGACAAACACGGCACGCAATGGCAGATCGCGGCCTTCCCCATCGGCGGATATGTAAAGTTCCGGGGGGACGCCAATGTCGCGTCGGGCAGCGCGGATGAAGACGCCATGGCGGCGATGAGCGCCGAGGAAAGGCGCCATACCATGCATGGGGCCCCGCTCTGGGCGCGGGCAGCCACGGTTGCAGCCGGGCCGATCTTCAACTTCATTCTTTCGATCATTGTCTTTGCCGGGCTTGCGCTTGCCACCGGCGTCGCGCGTGATCCGCTGTCGGTTGCCACACCATTGGACGTGCCGGGAATGGAAGATGGCCTGAGATCCGGGGACGAGATCCTGTCGATTGCCGGGATCGAGACTCCGCCCTTGGCGGACTTTGCCACATTGGTCGAAAAGCTGCCCGATACGGCCCTGATCGACTATCGGGTTCGGCGCGATGGGCAGGTGATGGATCTGACCGCAACCCATCCCTTTCCCGCCCTTGTCGGGTCTGTCAGCCCGCAATCGGCGGCGATTGATGCGGGTTTGAAAGAAGGCGACTTCATCGCGACGGTCGATGGCACCCCGGTGCCCACCTTCAACACCCTGCGCGAGATCGTGGTGAACGGTGATGGAAGCCCCATGACCCTTGGCATCGTGCGCGAGGGCAAACCGCTTGAGGTAACGCTGACCCCGCGCCGGCAAGACATTCCCAGCGCCGATGGCGGGTTTGAAACCCGTTGGCTGATCGGCATCACCTCGGGCATGGTGTTTGAACCGGCGACCCGCACACCCGGTGTCTGGGAAAGCGTCGCGTCCGGGGCTGAACGGGTGGTCTATATCATCCGCGCCAGCCTGTCGGGGCTTTGGCATATGATCACCGGTGCGATCTCAAGCTGCAATCTGTCCGGTCCAATTGGCATTGCGCAGGTCTCGGGGCAGGCCGCGTCGATGGGAGCCACCAGCTTCATCAGTTTTATCGCGATGCTGTCGACGGCCATCGGTCTGTTGAACCTGTTCCCGATCCCGGTTCTGGACGGTGGACATCTGGTGTTCTATGCATGGGAGGCGGTGACGGGCAAAGCACCGTCCGACAAGGTTCTTAATGTTCTGTTGGCAATTGGTCTGTCTCTGGTGTTGTCCTTGATGGTGTTTGGGGTCACGAATGACCTGTTTTGCCCGTGA
- the bamA gene encoding outer membrane protein assembly factor BamA: MAFDKRLGSNRFKTTGRGAKGLLTSGGLAFFLAITGVTVTVPHVAVAQSYAFQRIEIEGTQRIEAATILSYLGIAQGEAVSAAQLNDGYQRLVGSGLFEDVQILPRGNTLVVKVREYPTINVVSVEGNRKVKDDVFAPLLKSQPRQVYSPANAELDVQTITELYQAQGRLAAQVTPKIIRRSNNRVDLVFEVVEGRNVEVERLSFVGNRQFSDSRLRRVLETKQAGILRALIRADTYAPERIEFDKQVLRDFYLSRGYVDFKTTGVTSEFSRERDAFFITFSVQEGQQFRFGNITTSSEVNNINAADYQAVHKLRSGVVYSPALMDNAIARMERLAIRNGQDFVRVEPRVTRNERARTLDIDLVLVRGPRIIVERIDIEGNATTLDRVVRNQFRVVEGDPFNPREIREAAERVRALGYFSNSNVEAREGSAPDQVVIDVDVEEAPTGSLSFGGVYSLENGFGLNIAFTERNFLGRGQYLSASYSSGEDTSSFSFKFAEPNFLDRDLELGFEAYYQETAFASSFYNTRSLAIRPSISFPISEYSRLGLRVYGDGAEITDVDNDSSQVLKNEGARGRQVGAGVGLTWSYDTRRTGLDPNRGYLLQFDGDLGGLGADYQYARASALAQAQTKIWNDQVTLTATIEGGILHGLDGNPSRVTDRFRLGPSKLRGFATNGIGPRDLTAINQDTLGGNKFAAARLEAQFPVGLPEEYGITGGLFLDAGTLWGLDDTLGGTIDDSAHLRSSIGASIFWDTPIGPLRFNFSHVLAKEDYDEENSFELTISAEF, encoded by the coding sequence ATGGCATTTGATAAGAGGTTGGGCAGCAACCGTTTCAAGACAACAGGGCGCGGCGCAAAAGGTCTTTTGACCAGCGGTGGGCTGGCATTTTTTCTGGCAATTACCGGGGTTACGGTCACGGTGCCGCATGTTGCGGTCGCGCAATCCTATGCGTTCCAGCGGATCGAGATCGAGGGCACGCAGCGGATCGAAGCCGCCACCATCCTGTCCTATCTGGGAATCGCCCAAGGAGAGGCCGTCTCGGCGGCGCAGTTGAATGATGGATATCAACGTCTTGTCGGCTCTGGCCTTTTCGAAGACGTGCAAATCCTGCCACGCGGCAACACTTTGGTGGTAAAGGTCCGCGAATACCCGACCATCAATGTTGTATCGGTCGAGGGAAACCGCAAGGTCAAAGATGACGTCTTTGCACCCCTCCTGAAATCCCAGCCACGTCAGGTCTATAGTCCGGCCAACGCGGAGCTGGACGTTCAAACCATCACCGAGCTGTATCAGGCGCAAGGCCGATTGGCGGCGCAGGTGACACCGAAAATCATCCGCCGCTCGAACAACCGTGTCGATCTGGTGTTCGAAGTTGTCGAAGGCCGCAATGTCGAGGTCGAGCGTCTGTCCTTTGTCGGCAACCGTCAGTTTTCGGACAGTCGACTGCGGCGGGTTCTTGAAACCAAGCAGGCCGGCATCCTGCGTGCCCTGATCCGGGCCGACACCTATGCGCCGGAACGGATCGAGTTCGACAAGCAGGTGTTGCGCGACTTCTATTTGTCGCGCGGCTATGTGGATTTCAAAACCACGGGCGTCACAAGCGAATTTTCCCGCGAGCGCGACGCTTTCTTCATCACCTTTTCGGTGCAAGAAGGCCAACAGTTCCGGTTTGGCAACATCACCACCTCGTCCGAGGTGAACAATATAAACGCGGCCGACTATCAAGCGGTGCATAAATTGCGCTCGGGTGTTGTCTACAGCCCGGCGCTGATGGACAACGCCATTGCGCGAATGGAACGTCTGGCCATTCGCAATGGTCAGGATTTCGTCCGCGTTGAACCGCGAGTGACCCGCAACGAACGCGCGCGCACGCTGGATATTGATCTGGTTCTGGTCCGCGGCCCGCGCATCATCGTCGAACGAATCGACATCGAAGGCAACGCGACCACGTTGGATCGCGTGGTGCGCAACCAGTTCCGCGTGGTGGAAGGCGACCCGTTCAACCCCCGCGAAATTCGCGAGGCGGCAGAACGTGTGCGCGCGCTTGGATATTTCTCGAATTCGAATGTCGAGGCACGCGAGGGATCTGCACCCGACCAGGTGGTGATTGATGTCGATGTCGAAGAAGCCCCGACCGGATCGCTGAGTTTTGGCGGCGTCTATAGTCTTGAAAACGGCTTTGGTCTGAATATTGCTTTCACGGAACGCAACTTCCTTGGTCGCGGACAGTATCTCAGCGCCAGCTATTCAAGCGGTGAGGATACGTCGAGTTTCTCGTTCAAATTTGCCGAGCCGAATTTCCTGGATCGTGATCTGGAGCTGGGGTTCGAAGCCTATTATCAGGAAACCGCCTTCGCCTCGTCCTTCTACAACACGCGCTCGCTGGCAATTCGGCCTTCAATCTCGTTTCCGATCAGCGAATATTCCCGGCTTGGTCTGCGTGTGTATGGCGATGGCGCGGAAATCACCGATGTCGATAATGATAGCTCGCAAGTCCTGAAAAACGAAGGCGCGCGCGGCCGGCAGGTTGGCGCGGGTGTCGGTTTGACCTGGAGCTATGATACGCGCCGCACCGGGTTGGACCCGAACCGCGGGTATCTGCTTCAGTTCGACGGCGATCTGGGCGGTCTGGGTGCAGATTATCAATACGCAAGGGCATCCGCCTTGGCGCAGGCTCAGACCAAGATATGGAACGATCAAGTGACACTGACGGCGACCATCGAAGGCGGGATCCTTCACGGTCTCGACGGCAACCCGTCGCGGGTGACGGACCGCTTCCGCCTTGGCCCGTCCAAATTGCGGGGATTTGCCACCAATGGGATCGGACCGCGGGACCTGACGGCAATCAATCAGGATACGTTGGGCGGCAACAAGTTTGCGGCCGCGCGTCTTGAAGCTCAGTTCCCCGTTGGCTTGCCCGAAGAATACGGCATCACCGGCGGTCTGTTCCTTGACGCCGGGACGTTGTGGGGGCTGGACGACACGTTGGGCGGCACGATTGACGACAGCGCGCATCTGCGTTCCTCAATCGGGGCGTCGATTTTCTGGGACACACCGATCGGTCCGCTTCGGTTCAACTTCTCGCATGTGTTGGCCAAGGAAGACTATGACGAAGAGAACAGCTTCGAGCTTACGATTTCGGCAGAGTTCTGA
- a CDS encoding OmpH family outer membrane protein gives MAQQTGSAVSQIVTIDRQSLFSDTQYGRRVVETVESERVRLASETRKVEEALVKEERELTDKRDGMSPDDFRKLAKAFDEKVQALRTEGTEREQEFVRTLEREQAAFFERIGPILGKLVRELGAVVILDRRAILLTTQNIDITKLAVERIDQVLGDGSDLQDSAPSSPAGEVVPPEQPAPEMPVFPLGDAAPDGTSPDN, from the coding sequence ATGGCCCAGCAGACTGGCAGCGCCGTGTCTCAGATTGTCACCATTGATCGGCAAAGTCTGTTTTCCGACACACAATATGGCCGCAGGGTGGTCGAAACGGTCGAGTCTGAACGCGTGCGGCTGGCCAGTGAAACGCGCAAGGTCGAAGAGGCCTTGGTAAAGGAAGAGCGTGAACTGACCGATAAGCGGGACGGTATGTCGCCCGATGACTTTCGCAAACTTGCCAAGGCGTTCGACGAAAAAGTTCAAGCTCTGCGCACTGAAGGGACTGAACGCGAGCAGGAATTTGTCCGCACGCTGGAACGGGAACAAGCCGCATTTTTTGAACGGATCGGCCCGATTCTGGGAAAGCTGGTGCGCGAATTGGGCGCTGTGGTCATCTTGGATCGGCGCGCCATACTGCTGACCACGCAGAACATCGACATCACCAAACTTGCGGTTGAGCGTATCGATCAGGTGCTGGGTGATGGCAGCGATTTGCAAGACAGCGCGCCCTCATCCCCGGCGGGAGAGGTTGTGCCCCCGGAACAGCCCGCACCCGAAATGCCGGTCTTTCCCTTGGGGGACGCAGCCCCGGACGGCACATCGCCTGATAACTGA
- the fabZ gene encoding 3-hydroxyacyl-ACP dehydratase FabZ: protein MTSDVPSTADIQLIQQCIPHRYPFLLVDRVEDIRAKEFAKGIKMVTMNEPHFQGHFPGLPIMPGVTIIEAMAQTSAVMVSLSLGLVGSGAVVYFMGIDSAKFRRKVVPGDVLELHVTTIRGGAKVWKFDGRAMVGDQLACEATFMAMIDVTGGKG, encoded by the coding sequence ATGACATCAGACGTGCCCAGCACCGCAGATATCCAACTGATCCAGCAATGTATTCCCCACCGCTATCCTTTTTTGCTGGTGGACCGGGTCGAGGATATTCGCGCCAAGGAATTTGCCAAGGGCATCAAGATGGTCACGATGAACGAGCCGCATTTCCAGGGACACTTTCCGGGTCTGCCGATCATGCCGGGTGTCACGATCATCGAAGCGATGGCGCAGACCTCGGCGGTGATGGTGTCCTTGTCGTTGGGCCTTGTCGGGTCGGGAGCCGTTGTCTACTTCATGGGCATTGACAGCGCCAAGTTTCGTCGCAAGGTCGTGCCGGGCGATGTGCTTGAGCTGCATGTGACCACCATTCGCGGCGGCGCCAAGGTCTGGAAATTCGACGGGCGCGCCATGGTCGGTGACCAATTGGCCTGCGAGGCGACCTTTATGGCAATGATCGACGTGACCGGCGGGAAAGGCTGA
- the lpxA gene encoding acyl-ACP--UDP-N-acetylglucosamine O-acyltransferase, whose amino-acid sequence MTAKGGVDPTALVHASAIIEDGAVVGAECRIGPFCVIGPKVRLGAGVEVKSHVVITGDTEIGDETVIFPFSVIGEIPQDLKFAGEDTRLVIGKRNRIREHVTMNTGTAGGGFVTRIGDDGLFMAGSHVAHDAQIGNNVILVNNVAVAGHVVIEDDVIVGGLSGLHQWIRIGRGAIIGALSMVTADVLPHALVQGPRAELDGLNLVGLKRRGVARADIAALRSALQVLKNGEGSFRDRAAGLADSADSDYVRELVAFITGDSDRGFLTPK is encoded by the coding sequence ATGACTGCCAAAGGGGGCGTTGATCCCACAGCCCTGGTTCATGCCAGCGCGATCATAGAAGACGGCGCGGTTGTTGGTGCCGAGTGCCGGATCGGCCCGTTTTGCGTGATCGGCCCGAAGGTCAGGCTTGGTGCCGGGGTCGAGGTGAAATCCCATGTGGTGATCACCGGCGATACCGAAATAGGCGACGAGACTGTGATTTTTCCGTTTTCGGTGATTGGCGAGATTCCACAGGATTTGAAATTCGCGGGCGAGGATACGCGGCTGGTGATTGGCAAACGCAACCGCATCCGTGAACATGTCACCATGAACACCGGCACCGCCGGCGGCGGCTTTGTCACGCGCATTGGTGACGATGGGTTGTTCATGGCGGGCAGCCATGTGGCCCATGACGCCCAGATTGGCAACAACGTCATTTTGGTCAACAATGTCGCGGTGGCCGGTCATGTGGTCATCGAAGATGATGTGATCGTCGGGGGTCTGTCCGGGTTGCATCAATGGATCCGCATCGGTCGCGGTGCGATCATCGGCGCCTTGTCGATGGTGACAGCCGATGTTTTGCCACATGCTTTGGTGCAAGGGCCGCGCGCGGAACTGGACGGGTTGAACCTTGTCGGGTTGAAACGTCGTGGGGTGGCGCGAGCTGATATCGCGGCCTTACGGTCTGCCTTGCAGGTATTGAAAAACGGCGAGGGGTCGTTTCGCGACCGCGCCGCCGGTTTGGCGGACAGCGCAGACAGCGACTATGTTCGCGAACTGGTTGCCTTTATCACCGGTGACAGCGACCGTGGTTTCCTGACCCCAAAATAG
- a CDS encoding LpxI family protein, with product MTDRLAIIAGTGDLPHRIAASNPGALFVTIKGVEVAAPDGHELVEASYEKLGALFKSMRGAGVARVVFAGKVDRPKLNPLRMDRVTLGLFPRVKAVLGKGDDALLRLVAEVFEEQGFQVVAATDVAQGLSLDATVIGRTPSDQDRRDADRAWSILNTLVPEDLAQGAVVAGGQCLGIETIQGTDALLRFVSESPEHLKLGARGVFVKRSKPGQDQRMDIPTIGPATVEAVAKAGLGGIVIPAGDVIVMEQDEVVRLIEEHDLFLDVRGATP from the coding sequence ATGACCGACCGCCTTGCCATCATCGCCGGAACCGGGGACCTGCCGCACCGCATTGCCGCCAGCAATCCGGGCGCGCTGTTCGTGACGATCAAGGGCGTCGAAGTGGCCGCCCCGGACGGGCATGAACTGGTCGAGGCGAGCTATGAAAAACTGGGTGCCTTGTTCAAATCCATGCGCGGGGCAGGGGTCGCGCGCGTGGTTTTTGCGGGCAAGGTTGATCGCCCTAAGCTGAACCCCTTGCGGATGGACCGTGTGACTCTGGGCCTGTTTCCTCGGGTCAAGGCGGTTCTGGGCAAGGGCGATGACGCGCTTTTGCGGCTGGTGGCCGAGGTTTTCGAAGAACAGGGGTTTCAGGTGGTCGCCGCCACCGATGTGGCGCAAGGGCTGAGCCTTGACGCCACGGTCATCGGTCGCACCCCCAGCGATCAGGACCGCCGGGATGCGGATCGTGCCTGGTCCATTCTGAACACGTTGGTCCCTGAAGATCTGGCGCAGGGGGCAGTTGTGGCGGGCGGACAATGTCTGGGGATCGAGACCATTCAGGGCACCGATGCGTTGTTGCGTTTCGTATCTGAATCTCCCGAACATCTGAAGCTGGGCGCGCGTGGCGTGTTTGTAAAACGTTCCAAACCCGGACAAGACCAGCGCATGGATATCCCGACCATTGGCCCGGCAACCGTGGAGGCGGTGGCCAAGGCGGGCCTGGGCGGCATCGTGATACCGGCAGGCGATGTGATCGTTATGGAGCAAGACGAAGTCGTACGATTGATTGAAGAGCATGATCTTTTCCTGGACGTGCGCGGGGCCACGCCATGA
- the lpxB gene encoding lipid-A-disaccharide synthase codes for MKVFLIAGEPSGDRLGAALMAGLKSVVDDVEFLGIGGTAMAGEGLQSQFPMSDLSVMGIAEVAPKYFHLKRRIRETAEAVIKASPDVMITIDSPDFCLRVARIVKEDEVEGLTFGRDIPTVHYVAPSVWAWRPKRAEKMAQWIDHVLALLPFEPPYMEAAGMSCEFVGHPVVAEPVASDAQAQAFREDRGIGDVPLLLALPGSRKGEVARLADRFGETLGRVQHDLPDIKVVLPVAQGVDGLVRDMTAKWPVQPILIPADQADQKRAAFRAADVALAASGTVSLELAAAATPMVIAYDMNWLSRLLIGRLLKIDTVTLVNLVSETRVVPEFLGRNCTPDQIAPALLATLADPSAQKSAMSLTMDRLGKGGEAPGLRAARSVLNVVARAQTA; via the coding sequence ATGAAGGTGTTCCTGATCGCGGGCGAACCCTCGGGTGATCGGTTGGGCGCGGCGCTGATGGCGGGACTGAAATCTGTGGTGGATGACGTCGAGTTTCTGGGCATCGGTGGCACCGCGATGGCTGGTGAAGGATTGCAATCGCAATTTCCCATGTCCGACCTGTCTGTCATGGGTATTGCCGAGGTCGCACCCAAATATTTCCACCTGAAACGCCGCATCCGTGAAACGGCCGAGGCAGTGATTAAAGCCAGTCCCGATGTGATGATCACGATCGACAGTCCGGATTTCTGTCTGCGCGTGGCGCGGATCGTGAAAGAGGATGAAGTTGAGGGGCTGACCTTTGGCCGCGACATTCCCACGGTGCACTACGTTGCGCCCTCGGTCTGGGCGTGGCGTCCGAAACGGGCCGAGAAAATGGCGCAGTGGATCGATCATGTGCTGGCGCTATTGCCCTTCGAGCCACCTTACATGGAAGCCGCGGGGATGAGTTGCGAGTTTGTCGGCCATCCGGTTGTGGCGGAGCCGGTCGCTTCGGATGCGCAGGCGCAGGCCTTTCGCGAGGATCGTGGGATTGGTGATGTTCCCTTGCTTCTGGCATTGCCGGGATCGCGCAAGGGCGAGGTGGCGCGCCTGGCTGACCGCTTTGGCGAGACTTTGGGCCGTGTTCAACACGACCTCCCCGACATCAAGGTCGTATTGCCGGTGGCGCAGGGCGTGGACGGGCTGGTGCGTGACATGACCGCCAAATGGCCCGTGCAACCGATCCTGATCCCTGCTGATCAAGCAGATCAGAAACGGGCCGCATTTCGGGCGGCAGATGTGGCTTTAGCTGCGTCCGGGACGGTATCACTTGAACTCGCGGCTGCCGCGACACCGATGGTGATTGCCTATGACATGAACTGGCTTAGCCGGCTCTTGATCGGGCGCTTGTTGAAAATCGACACCGTGACATTGGTCAATCTGGTGTCCGAAACGCGGGTGGTGCCGGAGTTTCTTGGGCGAAACTGCACGCCCGACCAGATCGCGCCGGCGCTTCTGGCAACGCTGGCCGACCCCTCGGCCCAAAAAAGCGCGATGTCATTGACAATGGATCGTCTTGGCAAAGGGGGCGAGGCACCCGGACTTCGGGCCGCCCGTTCGGTTCTGAACGTGGTGGCGCGGGCACAAACAGCCTGA
- a CDS encoding DUF2059 domain-containing protein — protein sequence MRNLLPALVAAALLGTPVLAAETYEQRLAIATGYIEATLEDMDMEAMVKTMWQPLVNDVTAKGIPLNDDQIARIDQLYQDEMTGPMYDIMRDQAAVMAELFTFDEIKAIRDFYATDLGRSAMSKLPQVTERQTPMVIKMVQEKMPEIIPKVQAILSEGAEAE from the coding sequence ATGCGTAATCTACTTCCCGCCCTTGTCGCCGCCGCGCTGCTTGGTACGCCGGTTCTGGCTGCGGAAACCTATGAGCAGCGTTTGGCGATCGCCACCGGCTATATCGAAGCCACCCTGGAAGACATGGACATGGAAGCAATGGTCAAGACCATGTGGCAACCCCTTGTCAATGATGTCACCGCCAAAGGCATTCCCCTGAATGATGACCAGATCGCCCGGATCGACCAGCTTTATCAGGATGAAATGACCGGTCCCATGTACGATATCATGCGCGATCAGGCAGCTGTCATGGCCGAATTGTTCACATTTGACGAGATCAAGGCCATTCGCGATTTCTATGCCACCGATCTGGGTCGTTCGGCGATGAGTAAACTGCCACAGGTGACAGAACGGCAGACGCCAATGGTGATAAAAATGGTGCAGGAAAAGATGCCCGAGATCATCCCGAAAGTTCAGGCGATCCTGAGCGAAGGCGCTGAGGCAGAGTAG
- the mnmA gene encoding tRNA 2-thiouridine(34) synthase MnmA produces the protein MSTTVKAKTAPVLNSLGFAKPPAETRVVVAMSGGVDSSVVAAMLAEEGYDVIGVTLQLYDHGAALAKKGACCAGIDIHDARHVAESIGFPHYVLDYENIFQDAVIEEFADSYLGGATPVPCIRCNERVKFKDLLETARDLGADCMATGHYIQRTVGQVGPELHRAADPARDQSYFLFSTTAEQLNYLRFPLGHLKTKHETRALARKYGLEVADKPDSQDICFVPDGNYASVIEKLRPGAAEPGEIVHADGRALGQHDGVIHYTIGQRRGLGIGGLSDPLYVVKLDVDAKQVVVGPKEMLATRTVPVREINWLGDEPFMSRMEWHMGVKIRSTRPPREAIIRPISETEAEVELLTPEEGVSPGQACVFYSSDSSRVFGGGWIWRG, from the coding sequence ATGTCCACGACCGTCAAAGCCAAAACAGCCCCGGTGCTGAATTCACTGGGCTTCGCCAAACCGCCCGCCGAGACCCGTGTCGTGGTCGCGATGTCGGGTGGCGTGGACAGTTCGGTCGTGGCCGCGATGCTGGCCGAAGAAGGCTATGATGTCATCGGCGTGACCTTGCAGCTTTACGACCACGGTGCAGCCCTTGCCAAGAAAGGCGCCTGCTGCGCCGGAATCGACATTCACGACGCTCGCCATGTTGCTGAAAGCATAGGGTTTCCGCACTACGTGCTGGATTATGAAAACATCTTTCAGGACGCTGTGATCGAGGAGTTCGCCGACAGCTATCTGGGCGGAGCCACCCCCGTGCCCTGCATCCGCTGCAACGAGCGGGTTAAATTCAAGGACCTGTTGGAAACTGCGCGCGATCTGGGGGCCGATTGCATGGCGACGGGACACTACATCCAGCGCACCGTGGGTCAGGTCGGCCCGGAGCTTCACCGCGCCGCCGATCCTGCCCGCGATCAGAGCTATTTCCTGTTCTCGACCACTGCCGAGCAGTTGAATTATCTTCGTTTCCCCCTGGGCCACCTGAAAACCAAGCATGAAACACGGGCGCTGGCGCGAAAATACGGGCTGGAAGTCGCCGACAAGCCCGACAGTCAGGACATATGCTTCGTGCCGGATGGGAACTACGCCAGCGTCATCGAAAAACTGCGCCCCGGGGCCGCCGAACCCGGCGAGATTGTGCATGCAGACGGGCGCGCGCTGGGGCAGCATGACGGCGTCATTCACTACACCATCGGCCAAAGACGCGGGCTTGGTATCGGCGGATTGTCCGATCCGCTTTACGTGGTCAAACTGGACGTGGATGCCAAGCAGGTCGTGGTCGGGCCGAAAGAGATGCTTGCCACACGCACAGTTCCTGTGCGTGAGATCAACTGGCTGGGCGACGAACCCTTCATGTCGCGCATGGAATGGCATATGGGCGTGAAAATCCGATCAACCCGCCCGCCGCGCGAGGCGATCATCCGTCCGATTTCCGAGACCGAAGCAGAGGTCGAACTTTTGACCCCCGAAGAAGGTGTCAGCCCCGGACAGGCCTGTGTGTTCTATTCATCGGACAGCTCGCGCGTCTTCGGCGGCGGCTGGATCTGGCGCGGCTGA
- the sciP gene encoding CtrA inhibitor SciP — protein MYLKKVEGPRAVTLPDGSIMTRADLPPKTTRRWVASRKAAVVRGVMSGLISERDAQELYALSDEELAEWIRAVSDHGEAALKATSLQRYRQP, from the coding sequence ATGTATCTGAAAAAAGTTGAAGGGCCGCGCGCAGTGACCCTGCCGGATGGGTCGATCATGACGCGTGCTGATCTGCCACCGAAAACCACACGGCGCTGGGTCGCCAGCCGTAAAGCGGCCGTGGTGCGGGGCGTAATGTCCGGGTTGATTTCGGAACGAGATGCGCAAGAGCTTTATGCCTTGTCCGATGAGGAGTTGGCCGAGTGGATCCGGGCTGTGTCCGATCACGGAGAGGCCGCGTTGAAGGCCACCTCTCTACAAAGGTATAGACAACCTTAG
- the ctrA gene encoding response regulator transcription factor CtrA, with product MRILLVEDDPTTSRSIELMLTHANLNVYATDLGEEGIDLAKLYDYDLILLDLNLPDMNGHEVLRQLRMARVETPILILSGADDTENKIKGFGFGADDYMTKPFHREELIARIHAIIRRSKGHSQSVIKTGPIAVNLDAKTVDVDGRTVHLTGKEYQMLELLSLRKGTTLTKEMFLNHLYGGMDEPELKIIDVFICKLRKKLSTATGGDSHIETVWGRGYVLRDPEPAELDAKIAMGA from the coding sequence ATGCGTATACTTCTGGTGGAAGACGACCCGACAACATCGCGTAGCATCGAATTGATGCTGACCCATGCCAATCTGAATGTCTATGCAACCGATCTTGGTGAAGAAGGCATCGATCTGGCAAAGCTCTATGACTATGATCTTATCCTTCTTGATCTGAACCTGCCTGACATGAATGGGCACGAAGTTTTGCGTCAGCTTCGCATGGCGCGGGTGGAAACACCGATCCTGATCCTGTCCGGGGCCGATGACACCGAAAACAAGATCAAGGGCTTTGGGTTCGGGGCTGATGATTACATGACCAAACCATTCCACCGGGAAGAACTGATTGCCCGCATCCACGCAATCATTCGCCGGTCGAAAGGACATTCGCAATCGGTTATCAAGACCGGACCTATTGCCGTCAATCTGGATGCAAAAACCGTCGATGTTGACGGGCGCACCGTTCATTTGACCGGCAAGGAATACCAGATGTTGGAGCTTCTGTCGTTGCGCAAGGGCACAACCCTGACGAAAGAGATGTTCCTGAATCACCTTTACGGCGGGATGGACGAGCCGGAACTGAAGATCATCGACGTATTTATCTGCAAACTGCGCAAGAAATTGTCTACGGCAACCGGAGGCGACAGCCATATCGAAACGGTCTGGGGGCGTGGCTATGTCCTGCGCGACCCGGAGCCTGCCGAATTGGACGCAAAAATCGCGATGGGCGCGTAA